From one Triticum aestivum cultivar Chinese Spring chromosome 4B, IWGSC CS RefSeq v2.1, whole genome shotgun sequence genomic stretch:
- the LOC123094218 gene encoding uncharacterized protein, which produces MEIESVKCECCGLREDCTQDYIASVRGSFYGQWLCGLCCEAVRDEAGRKKQAHPGVEEAVRAHMAFCKKFKSNPAVRVADGMRQMLRRRSGDLSKPPGSSSSSSKYGTAQVGDDSSVSLY; this is translated from the coding sequence ATGGAGATAGAGTCAGTCAAGTGTGAGTGCTGTGGCCTGAGGGAGGACTGCACCCAGGACTACATTGCGAGCGTGAGAGGCAGCTTCTACGGCCAGTGGCTGTGCGGGCTGTGCTGCGAGGCCGTCAGGGACGAGGCCGGCAGGAAGAAGCAGGCGCACCCGGGCGTGGAGGAGGCCGTGAGGGCGCACATGGCCTTCTGCAAGAAGTTCAAGTCCAACCCCGCCGTCCGGGTGGCCGACGGCATGCGTCAGATGCTCCGGCGGCGGTCCGGCGACTTGTCCAAGCCgccgggctcctcctcctcctccagcaagTACGGCACTGCGCAGGTCGGAGATGATTCATCCGTGTCGCTATATTGA